The Triticum aestivum cultivar Chinese Spring chromosome 5A, IWGSC CS RefSeq v2.1, whole genome shotgun sequence genomic sequence caaacatttgatatatctgcatggattaactttgtcttttttcttgAAAATTTCCATGAACACTTGCcaaaaaaaacctccgcccaactttgccaagttgcccggaggcttgggggctactgtcggggtaatcgaccacgggtaccccgaggacggcaagacgatattttaagacatcagggctagcaaagcccctcagtccgactgcgccagccagccggctgccgactacgccaatcagccggctgccgactgcacctGCCAGccagctgccgactgcagcccgaagcgacatcgacaagaccccgacgtggcggccataccgcggacgagatGGCTGCACCTCGAtgtcatcatgtatagtgtcacttgtcccctggcactatttatgaagtgacccaggggacaagcatgacaccccaccatgcctacatagcttactctctaagctagccatgcctatatatatgggcatccatccatccatccaggatgaTGGACACTCACACACACTCACGGCCGCAAGCCACGGCCAtacatggccggccactagcatgccacATACATGCATTTACCaagtcagatgcctatggcactgatctcagatacagcttcaggagcactttgtactgcccgatgtacaccccggatagatacactcagacatgcagcagtaggagtattatctctacggagagcttcgaagctgggtaaaccaccgcgtgctactcgcatacccgctcccggtcctatcagcagcagtcttactcacacactaagcccttgtggcatctgtcgactcgcaagcctcCCGTGAGAAATACCACGACATTTACTATTCACACAAAAAAGAGTCTTTACaacttggaaacttaatatttcTGAAAAGACGTCTTGACATATATATGGTGATAAATATTAGATCCAAGATTGATGCCTCAAGACTCTGAATGATAGCATAACCTCATACATTCGATTTACcaaaaagatacatcaaggagGTTGTTCCACTGACATTGAAATTCTTGCCTTTTCTAAATTTTTGGCCTTCATTTTCTCCTAATTGATATGGTAACTAGTTCTTGTCATTCCCATTATTTATATAACAGCCGTTTGTACCATTCTAATTCGCATTCCCAACAGCAGACAACCAATAAGTTCTTCAGTTAAGCTTCTAGTAACTTATAGATTAATCTTCATGATTGTTTTCGCCTTCGGAATCTGTTTGATAGAAGGGTGTCTTGTGAGAAATCCAGAAGATTATGCTGCTGGgaaagaaaataaatttaacaaaGAAATGAGGAAGAAAAGAATCACTGACCGGATCGGACATCGTCACCAACATCTCCTCTGCATTGGATTTGTTTAATTAGCATCCGGTAAATCAGTACCCACCAATATATGTGAAATACTAGAAGTGTGAAACAGAGACTGTTGCAAACATAGTAGTACAAGGACATTATTTTGTTGTCCTTGTCCAGGATCATAGGTACTTCATAACTGAAAAGGACACGAGATCATTGACTTGATCAACAAAATGCGCAACAAAATGTAGTTGAGTAATGCTGCTTCCTAAACAGGTAAAGTAGCACCACATGCCAGAGCAACCTACAAACTGTAGTAGTATATGTTTACCTTGTGCTTCTTAGGACCCAGAAAGGAAAAACAATTAGCCGAAGAAGGATCCACGAAGCCACAAATAGTAGAAATGCTACAATAGCTAGCCACTCACAGCTACTGTACTTGGCCATCTTTCCAATCTCTAGAAATATATCACTTGCATCATGGATGGCTAAAATGACCGAGCCAGCACGAGTTATTCTGTTTGGAAGTGGCAGTAACTTCAAGTTTGGCTATGATGTAGTATCATTATGGTATGGAAGGGCATGCAATTACACTCATCTACATACCTACAAATATAGGACATAACAATCAGAACAACAGTTGCCACATGGTGAGAGATCGAGATGCCGAAGTCCTTGCGTCTTGTTTCCCAGAACAGAAGAGCGAAGACAGAATATATGTAAAATCCGGCGGCATACATGTATACAGCCTTAAGCTTCAGCCTGGAGAAAGTATAAGAAAAAAAGACGATGTTGAAGCCTCTTGGGTGAAAAGCAAAGTTGCAATGAGGAACATAAGAGATAGTTTCTCACTCTTACTTCATCTTTTGATCAGGCCAGAGCTGCTCACCAGGCCCTACCCAAAAGTATCTTGTATTTGTAAACCATGGCTCGTTGTATGTTACGGACAATGAAAAGAATTCCGCAGAAAGAAAATAGACAAATTTCCACGCTGACTCCTTGAATTTATTGATTTTCTTTCTCGTTTCATCTGTTTCACCAAGCTTATCATGTCCCTTTCCAAATATAAGTCGTCTTGCTAACACCTGCGAAGAGAGCGAGACGAAAGCTATAACATGTGCATGTAGTcgtgatttgcaccattcttgaaATAATGTTGCTCATGGCGTACAACAGTGATATGGCATAATTTAGTATGGCACGCCGCCAATTTATGTAACAAGACGAGTACACCGTAACTACGACTAAAACCATGTTACAGATGACATGACAACAAGATGTAGCTTTATTTGGTGAATCAGCCACCTACGTGATTTGAAATCTTTCAAGAATCTCTTCTGGGTCAACGTTGAGACTTGTGACACCTTGAGCCTACACAAAAACTGGCTCATCTCATTCGAGGATACTCCTCCGTTCCACAATTCTCCATCTAATAATAAATGCGCTATTGCTTCTGGCGGTACATTATCGAAATTACTTCCAAAGTTACAAAATATTACTTACCGATGACACCTAGTGATAAAAAACGTTTCACACAGGGAATCCTCGCCTGGGGCGGCCCATGCAGTAGAAACCTTCTATAGTGCGCTCTGCACGATGGGAGAAGACACATCGTGCCTGTTTGGGCCGACCCATGTTCAGGAGGCCTATGTTTAAAATTTAGTTTTAATTTCGTTTTCCTTTTCATCTTCCCTTTTTTTTCTACCTTACATAATTTGGGACAACAAAATAGTTTCGAAAGTTAAAAAAATGAGAATTCTAAAATATTTTATTtaataattcataaatatttgtggattcagaaaatattcatgatttttaaaaataagtttgtgtattaaaaaaatgttaaggAAAGTGATCAAAATTAcgctaattcaaaaaatgttcatgaattaaaaaatattctaaaaatTTATAACTGTTTTctacttacaaaatagtttattgattcataaaatattcactgattcaaaaaatgatcatgcatttcaaaaaatgtttgttaaatcaaaaaaatattcgtgaatttcaaaaattgttccaccaattttcaaaaaatgttcatcgattctAGAAATGTTGCCTATTCAAGgaaaatatttttaaaatgttcataatttttaatttttttgcaaatagtataaaatattcatgagttcagaAAATGTTTGAAAATCTGTGTAAATGTTCAGAATCTGAAAAAAGA encodes the following:
- the LOC123103703 gene encoding ASC1-like protein 1 isoform X2, whose protein sequence is MASLVEVFLGSYSSSAPVDWDAEAYPAYSDFAVLPLLVAFFPTLRFLLDQFAFEVLARRLIFGKGHDKLGETDETRKKINKFKESAWKFVYFLSAEFFSLSVTYNEPWFTNTRYFWVGPGEQLWPDQKMKLKLKAVYMYAAGFYIYSVFALLFWETRRKDFGISISHHVATVVLIVMSYICRITRAGSVILAIHDASDIFLEIGKMAKYSSCEWLAIVAFLLFVASWILLRLIVFPFWVLRSTRGDVGDDVRSDSEGENNHED
- the LOC123103703 gene encoding ASC1-like protein 1 isoform X1 is translated as MASLVEVFLGSYSSSAPVDWDAEAYPAYSDFAVLPLLVAFFPTLRFLLDQFAFEVLARRLIFGKGHDKLGETDETRKKINKFKESAWKFVYFLSAEFFSLSVTYNEPWFTNTRYFWVGPGEQLWPDQKMKLKLKAVYMYAAGFYIYSVFALLFWETRRKDFGISISHHVATVVLIVMSYICRITRAGSVILAIHDASDIFLEIGKMAKYSSCEWLAIVAFLLFVASWILLRLIVFPFWVLRSTSYEVPMILDKDNKIMSLYYYVCNSLCFTLLVFHIYWWVLIYRMLIKQIQCRGDVGDDVRSDSEGENNHED